The genomic stretch GCGCAAGCAAAAAATGTGATTTTTGGTCATATGATCACGGCGATTGTCGGTATTGTGTTTGCTCAATATGTGGGGGTCACACCATTAACGTTGGCGTTAGCTACAGGTGTCGCTGTGAGCGCTATGTTGCTGAGCAAAACAACACACCCGCCAGCAGGAGCAAACCCGCTGCTCATTATGTTGTCTGGGCAAGGCTGGTCGTTTTTGTTCACCCCCGTTTTGCTTGGCGCAACTTTGATTGTTTTAGTCGGCAAGGGAATGCAAATGCTGCTCAAGTGGCGTGCGAAGAGCAGAGTGCCCGCGACAGCTTGAGAACATTCAGTATCACAACCTGACATTTGGCTTCAATTGCAATCTGCTCTCGGTGGGTAGGGCAGCTTGCAAAGCCGCTGAGCTATTAAATTCCCATTAACGAGAATGATTTGCAATAACGTGTGGAGTTCCCTATTCTCTTGCCACACATTCTTCAGGGTAAGATCAGCAAGATGAGTTCTCCTGCGTTTTTTGCACGGCTTTTTCACCATTCGAAGGCGATCACGCCCTATTTACATGGTGAGATAAAATCGCTGGCGGAGCGAGATAGGGATGCTTCGCTTATCTGTATCGAGCGCTCTAGCTCAGACACTATTCGCCAGGTCTACGAGAGTTTGCAGCAAGCACATCCTGAGGCTGGCGCTGCCTACTGGTTGACACGCACTTGGACGCTAGTTTGCTGGCAGCCAATCTTTGTTGCCTTGACCGCCATTTACACCTGCCGCGGCTTACCTAAACTCTCTTCGATGGCGCAGCATGTTCAGCCGAGTTTCATCAGCGGTTATCAATTTACCTCCACCGAGGTGTGGCAGGGCAGTGAAGAGGAGCTCATTGAGCGTGCAGGACAAGAGCTCATGCGGCTGTTTGACTTTTTTCGTCTAGAAATGAGTGAGTGGACGCGCATTCGCCCCGGTTTTACCCAGCATCTTTTTGCCGATGGTCTGTTGGGATGTTTAGTGAGGCTCAGTGAGACCCATCCCGAACTGTCGGGCGAATATTTACTCCAACATGCGCGTTTGTGGCTCAGAGCCTGTGGAGTTCCGGAGAAATTGGCCGATTCGCTCAACTATCAAGCTGAAACAAAGCAACTCACCTTAGTGCGTACCAGTTGCTGCTTGGTTTACAAATGCCAAGGGCGTCCGCTTTGTCGTGACTGCCCACGTCATCCCGACAACAAACGTTAAGGATGCTTTTTCAAGGTTAGTCTGTTTAACTCTTGCACAGATTGCTTGACGAATAGACCGGGTGGGGTGCTTTTTAAGCAGTTGAATCAATTAAAGTAAATTTCTTGTTGACCTGAAAACTTAATCCGTTAAAGTACGCCTCGTTCTCACGGCAAAGCTCGTTAGAACAGATGGTGTCTCCCATCGCAGTATGCGTTGCCCTGGTGGTGAAATCGGTAGACACAAGGGATTTAAAATCCCTCGACTTTCGAGTCGTGCCGGTTCAAGTCCGGCCCGGGGCACCATCACATTTCTTCAAAGGCGCGTTGGCAGAGTGGCTATGCAGCGGATTGCAAATCCGTGGACCTCGGTTCGACTCCGGGACGCGCCTCCATTTACTCCCAAATCTCTTTTTTAAATTGGTTTTGCGTTGTCTCTGTGGCGTGCCTCAAATACTTCTTCTCGCCAGTCTCTAAATCATGCTTAAAGCGAAACTGCCAACTGAATAGTCAGTAACGGCTTGTATTTGATAATATTTGGTTATAAATTGTTAACGACTTATTTATAAAATGATTTAGGAAGTAAAGCATGGAATCGCTCACAAACGTTTTGGTTGTCTTCATCATCTTCGCCGCTATTTTTGGCAGTGGCATGTTGAAAATTGTGCTCAATCACAGAGAAAAAGTAAAAGCGCTCGAACTGACAGACACACGCAAGTCATCAAGCAGTGACCATGACGAGTTGCGTTTGCAAGTCGAAAAGTTGACTCAGCGCGTGGTTGTACTTGAGAAAATTGTCACCGACCAAAAATACCAACTCGAAAAAGAGATCGCTTCTTTGTAGTTGTGACTCAGGCCAGTTTGTTGGCCTGTTTTGTTTTTGCTGTTAACGCTCATCAAAAAAATCTTTATTTCTAATGTACTTGCTCATCAGATGATAGGAAAAGGGCCTCAGGACCCAACTGAGTAGCGAGCGTCCTAGTCTTTCGTAAGTCGGGGTGTTCTCAAAAATACGTCCGTTGTATAACCAAAGCATTTTACCAGCATGCCAGTAAAGAAACGGAACGGGCGGCATAAAGGTGACGATATCGAGATCGCAGCAGATGCGGTAGGTTTTGTGCGCCAAAACGTAATGGCGTGGAAAACGCCAGTCGCCAATCGCAGGCTGACCAAAAGTGACCACACGTTTGATGGATTTGGGGTACTTGCGCTCTAGATAGTCCGCAAAAACACAACCAATCGCCCCTCCCGAGGAATGGCCAGTAATCGTGATACGTTTTCCTTCAAATAGCAGCGGTAATACGGTTTGTTCTAGCTTATCTAACACGCTCATACCAAGGGTATCGGCATTGCGTGATGGTTGGCTCTCTTGATGTAACAGATGGTAAAAACCAGCATGGATGCGGTAAGGTAGATCTAAATGACGGCAACTTCTCGTCCATAATGCAAAGTTAAGCAGCCAGTCACTGAGACTGTGAGAGCCTTTTATCACCACCACCGCTTCATCCGAGTCTTTACTCCACAACACTCGAATCATGGTTTTACCAAACTGATTTTTGATAATGCGTTG from Vibrio navarrensis encodes the following:
- a CDS encoding HPP family protein — protein: MKNFVMALVAGLGAFVAIGLLSFFDAAMSDVTLLMAPFGATAVLVFGVPDSPLAQAKNVIFGHMITAIVGIVFAQYVGVTPLTLALATGVAVSAMLLSKTTHPPAGANPLLIMLSGQGWSFLFTPVLLGATLIVLVGKGMQMLLKWRAKSRVPATA
- a CDS encoding siderophore ferric iron reductase yields the protein MSSPAFFARLFHHSKAITPYLHGEIKSLAERDRDASLICIERSSSDTIRQVYESLQQAHPEAGAAYWLTRTWTLVCWQPIFVALTAIYTCRGLPKLSSMAQHVQPSFISGYQFTSTEVWQGSEEELIERAGQELMRLFDFFRLEMSEWTRIRPGFTQHLFADGLLGCLVRLSETHPELSGEYLLQHARLWLRACGVPEKLADSLNYQAETKQLTLVRTSCCLVYKCQGRPLCRDCPRHPDNKR
- a CDS encoding nitrite reductase, which encodes MESLTNVLVVFIIFAAIFGSGMLKIVLNHREKVKALELTDTRKSSSSDHDELRLQVEKLTQRVVVLEKIVTDQKYQLEKEIASL
- a CDS encoding lipase family protein, whose amino-acid sequence is MKPLKRYQYERYAVLCSLAYPRVFKQTRYGFDPNGQRIIKNQFGKTMIRVLWSKDSDEAVVVIKGSHSLSDWLLNFALWTRSCRHLDLPYRIHAGFYHLLHQESQPSRNADTLGMSVLDKLEQTVLPLLFEGKRITITGHSSGGAIGCVFADYLERKYPKSIKRVVTFGQPAIGDWRFPRHYVLAHKTYRICCDLDIVTFMPPVPFLYWHAGKMLWLYNGRIFENTPTYERLGRSLLSWVLRPFSYHLMSKYIRNKDFFDER